ACGAGGTACCGCCCGCCTTCGTCAGAACGTTCTTGGCGAGCTCGAACATAAAGTGTGCGCTCGCCTCGGACGGTTGGTTCGGGATCGACGGGTACGCCCGTTTGCCCTTGTACCGCGAGTCCTTCGAGCGGGTCGTCGTTACGGCGGACGTCGTGGGCGCGGAAGACGACGCAACACTCCCTCCgccagccgtcgtcgttgtcgttgtgctggtggtggtggcggcggcggccgagggAGTGGTAGTGGTTTTCCCTGTTTGACCAATCATACCACCGTAGGAGGCGGCCGCCGTGTTTCCGGTCAGAGCGGGAGCACTtgtgccgccaccaccagcgctgccactggcactggcaccggTTATGCTGAGTCCACCGATATTGAGTTCAGCCGCCTCAGCGCTCGTGCTGCTTTGCGGGCGGCTGCTGTTGACCAGTGCAAAGTCTTGCTGTCCCGGCACatgatggccaccggccaggGGTTGCTCCGTGCTGCCGACACTACTGCTgcttccaccaccagcacccgcaGCACTGCCATGATTTGAgaactgttgttgctgttgctgcagctgacCATTACCGTTGTGACCTTCGTACTCATCGAGCCGCAACAACTGTGACGTTTGGCTACGCGTTGGCGGATTGTTCGAGTAGTACGACGGCAGGAGGGGTGTCTTGATGAGCACATGAATCTCCCGGTCCAGCAGCTTCTCCATGATGCGACAGATTTTGCGCGGTTCGTCCTTGTAGTACGCGAGCAGCGTTAGCGCGAGGTCACCGCGCTGCCGGCGGGTTCCCTCGCACAGCAGCGGATGCTCGGCCTCCGAGACGTTTGCTTTCAAGCCGAGCGAAGCGACCGCTGCCTCAAAGCCCCAGTTCTCGTCCGTCGGCAACCGGTACGGGCTGCTCATCACCTTCATGCGGTTTTCGCGCCCCACCACCGATGGCATCACGAGCGCATCGAAGATGAAGCTCGCCAGCATGATCGGCAGCAGGGCTTCACCGCGTGACTTCAGCGTACCGTCGCGCAGCTGCTCGGCACGCTCGCGAATCTTCCGAAGCTCGGCACTGCCAAGCGGGATGCGCTTCAGCAGAGCCAGCAGGTCCGACTCCTGGTTGGCGAGCTTCACCTCGAGCGGCTTGgtgctggccggtggtcggcACATCTCCAGTCCAAAGATGCACACCCGGAACGCGAGGTGGTAGTGTTCGGAGTTTTCCGCCAGCACCGTACAGAGAAAGGCACACTTGGACAGGGTGGCCGACGCCAGCACGCTCAGCTGGTGCGAGATGGGATTGATGTTGTGTTTCTTgcccttcttcttcggcggtggtggcaggtCAATCATCAGATTCGGCGGATTGGCGAGCATCTCTTCGGCAAGCCGCACACCGAGCGTGCACGCTTCGCGACCGTGCCCGTGGGCGTGCAATCCTTCCGCCCGGGCAAACAGTATATCCCAGGCGTCTTCCGAGGGCTTGAGGTTCGAAAAcacctgctgttgctgctgttgatgatgtttcGGTTCCTGCGGTCCACCGGCCGCTGATgactgctgatggtgctgctgctgctggcggaccGGTTTATGTTGCCCAACCGGTGCGGCAGACTTATCCACGACCGTGCTGTCACCGGCGGCACTGCTAGACGCTACTCCTTCGATCGCCTCCTTCGGCCGCCCGTCAGCGGGGACGTGCGGTTCCTGACCCGACCCCGACGCTGTCGCTGGCTGTTGTTTGGCACTGTTACGACGCTTAACGCCGGCGGCACTACCGCTGCTGACCGCTACCACCGGCTCCACGATCTCCTCCCCGGACTGTTCCGGTTCGACGACGTTGAGCACCTCGTACAGCTTGATGTTGCCGGAAATTTCGTAATTGTTCATATCGTTCAGGATGCTGTTTTCGTTGCTCGAGTCACTCGAACGGGACGACGCCACCTCACCACCGGAggactttttcttcttcagcgcatcgccgccggtcgccgagCTGGACGACGAAGAGGATGCCGAGCTGGTCGACGAGTTGCTCACACTCAGCAGCAAGTTGGTAGgaggaggcggtggcggtccaGTGCCTTCTCCGGGTGCTGCCGTCGACGCTGCCTCCTCGACagcaccaccgtcgggagGCTTTTTGATGAGTTCAGCAGTCGGTAAGCCGACCGGACCCGGCAGATCGTCTTCGTTCTCGCAGAACCCTTCGCTGCTGACGCTCGATCGGTTACCGGTGCCGCAACCCGTCGCGTCGGCAGTTTTACTCTCCGAAGCACCAGTGCCACCAGCGGAAGCAACAGAAGCTGTACTCATCGATTCGCTTCGTTCACCAGCGCTGGTTCCACCGACCGCTGctacctgctgctggtgtaccAGACGATCCGGGACACTGTCGCTGCTACTGTTGGTGCTCTTGCTGAACGATCCATACGCTCGGTCGCGGTGAGTACGCCGATGTTGGTTTTTGGTGCAAACGTCACGATCTCCGCCGCTCCCGGCACCCGAAGCCGCGCCTCCACGGTCACCTCCAGTAGCAGCTGGCTTCGAGACCGAGACGCCCAGCTTTGCCAGTGCTCCAATCATCTCAGCCGAGTTGGTAGACTTTTCGCTAAAACTACTCGTTCCGGCTACTGACAAGGGTTGGTAAGCCGCTGTGTGATGGTGACTGTTGTCGTTGCTACCAGCAACGCTTGTACCACCGTCCGCACAGGCACCAGCCCCGTTGCGCCCCACCAAGGAGGAGCTGTTGATTGCCGCAACCGAATATTGATGGCTACTGGCCCCCGTTGCGCGCAGCAAAccgtgttgatgttgttgttgctgctgctgctgctgctgttgatggtgatAGTGACCGTGGAAActgtggtgatggtgatggtggtgatggggcATCAGCTGGAACGCCTTCACGTTGCTGTGCAGCACGGCCTGACTAGCGTTCAcctggcccgggccggccgttTCGGACTTCGATTCAATGTTCTGCTTGAAGCACGTAAACGGACAGTGGTACATCGGGTTGGTGTCCTGCGTGTGCGTTACCCCCTCGATCGGATAGTCTTCCCAGTCAAGGTAGCACGCCTCGATGGCCGGCTTGAACCCGGCAAACAGTTCCGTGTCGTTGCGCATATTCTgttgctgcttgctgctgtgCGACGACGATGCCACCATGTTCTTCGTGACCCGGTCGATGATCTTCAGGTGCCAGCTGGTGAACTGTGCGTGCAGCATGTCCCGCTCGTCCGGCGCCAGGCCCGGGTTGAGGGCGGCCAACCGCCACAGCACCACGATCTCGTCGCACAGCGACGCACAGGCGTGCTGGGTCGCGTTCGAGTTGCTGTGCGTGTTACCATGCTTGCCcccacctccgccaccaccgccgcctccaccgccaccgccgcctccaccgccactaccaccacctcctccgccgccacctccaccgccgccaccaccaccaccaccaccgcctcctcctcctccgccgccacccccGTGACCGTTGGAGCCAACGAGGAGGGCCAGTTTGATGTTGAACCACCACACCAGTATCTGATCGCAGGCCATCACCTCCTCGGTGATGATCTCCAGCAGCCGAATCGCATTCCGATCGCACCGCCGGTACATTTCGCGCACGATCGACAGCAGATTCCACATACCCTCCGGTTCGCGGCCTCGCAACGGGCGCAACAGCGAGCTCCATTCGGCCGCGGCGGGTGGCGCCGAGTTGGTCAGGTAGTTCACATCACTGAACACCATCGGCGTCGGGAGGCAGAATTTGATCAGTATCTTCTTAATGTTATCGTGCAGCGTCTTCTCGTCCAGATACCAGTTCGTTTGGTCGTTCACCGACGCACCGGCGGTCGGATCGGGTGCACCGCACACCGTGTTGATCGTGGTCGGCTGCGTGCTCAGCAGCTCGTCCAGGATGCGCTGGGCGATGGGGAGGATCTGCTGCGAGAGCTCGCTGATCAAATACTGGGCAAACTTTTGCAGCTGATCGCGCTGCAGCCGCAACAGTGACTCCGATACCGGCGCACGTAGGCTTACTTTGGTGGGCTAAAAGTAATCGCAAAAGATGgaagaggaaaaaataaacacacgcgAAACGAAGACATGATAACAATCGTAAAAGAAAATCtcgaaagtgaacgaaacAGAACATCAGGAAGGATGTAGGATCTACTTACGCAATGGATCCGATAGAGACACACGGCAACGACGTGCGAACACCAGTAGGCGGTCGGGAGACAGGTGCAACTGCAGGACGATATTCGTCGCCGATCGAACGTAACCGCCACGTTGTGCTGGTTACGCGGCTGCGTCTGCACGACCGTCGCCGACAGGTGGAAGCCGATCTGTAGCGGCTCCTTGACGGCTCGGTTCTTGAACAGCTGCTCGCCGCGGTGAAACTCATCCGCCGAGCTGTTCGCGAGGCACGAGTACAACCGAATGTCTTCCTCGTTGTCCGGGAAGCTCCAGAAAGCGATCCGCAGCTGCATCTgctccggaaccggcgggTACAGTTCCTCGACCAGCTCGAACGGAATGTACGTGGCGACGCACCGGGCGGCCAGCTCCGTCAGTGAGGACAGCTCTGCAACGGGGTGAAAACGTGATTCCATTAGCCCCGGTCGGTcgcatttgctgctgctgctgctgctgattccTAATTAACCACTGGCGACCTACCCAATAACCACTTACCCCCATCGCTCGAGCGGCGCATGGTGTTGAACCCGAACGTGTTCGACGTGCCGGTCGGCTTCTTCCACCCGCGCCAGTTGTTGCACACACTTTCCGGCTCGGAACTCCAGCTGCACAGCGAGTCTTCCTCGAAGCGATCCGAGTCCTCGAAGCTAAACCGGTCGAACTCCTCCGCGTTGTTGTTACCGTTGTTGTTCGCCGCATTATTGTTACTGCCGGGGACGACGGGAGCGCTGTTGTCGTGGctcccaccaccgccgccgccgccgccgccgccgccgctggcgccggcaccagcagcattaCCACCAGCCATTGGCGCCGATCCtgcgccacccgccgccacgACGACCGGATTCCATTCTCCTATTCGACCATCCGGTTCGTCGTTGTTGATGTGCGGATTATTGTtactattgctgctgctgttgctgttgcggtggtggtgattgttATTGCTTACACTCATcggctcctgctgctgttggctgccgctgctgccggcagAGGAAGGGCCAGCAGCTACCATCGCTACCAAAGCATCTCGGTGGTCGCCCGCAGCAGTACCAACAACACGATTACTATAGGCACTGCTGGACTCACTTTTGTTGCCCGGGCTGGACGTTGCCGTGATAGACGAATGAGCCGTGTGGCGCCGCGCTACCCGGAAGAACgaaaagagcgagagagatgcTCGCTGCACAAGTTACTAGCGGTAACGGTCGAGACTTCCGGTTGGGGTTTCGGTTCGCAAATCctctgtggtggtggcggcggctatTACGTTGCTGCCGAGGGAGGTGATGATGCCGTTGTCACTACGCTTTGCGAATCCTTTGCCGTAGCGATCTCCAACGATCCCCAGCGTTCGGGTGCGTGTCGTTTGTGGCTTCGTCCTGCCGTGCTTTCAAGAATTTCCGCTTACACTGCTCGCAAGCTTATACCCTAGAGTTTTGGGCAACTTTCCCTCTAGTCCTTGGTGGTTTCATAACGCTCCACTGGCTCCAACCGCCTCCAACACAGGCTTATTGCGCTAGAAAAATGCAGTCTACTGATTTGAGCCGAAACACGTTACCGTCCCCCTGAGTTGCTCATGCACTCCACTCCTGTTTATGCCATATTTGTGCGAAGTCTTCTCGTtactgtctctcgctctctctttctctctctcgtccacTAGCATTCGCCAGGCTTATATCATACTTGTGCGTAAGTGTGCCGCGATTCTTTGTTGTGGATCCAACCGCCTGTATGGACTTTTTACGCGCGAAACACAGTTGGCTGCAGTGAgaagaaaggaagcaaaacgaaaaaaaaaccattaataATTAATCTTGCACATCTTCGCGGCGGTAGCGAAGATCCCCTTTCCATCGTCTGACTCCAAATCCTTGGGTGAGTGTCCCTCAAACCTTATCGCCCATAACTAGTGCCCTGTTTGCTTCTTTGCACGGATCCACAGTTCATACCATAAAGGGGAACGAAGAGGCGCAAGATATCGACGCGAGCTTTTCTTTACCGTACGCAGTGCTTTGGACGACATTCAAACTACATAGCATCTTTATCCAATCGACAATGCACTGTGCTCTATCACCGTTAGGTGACCCAGcaggacctgctgctgcggtggtgtTTTGCCTCCGATGCACGACCACTTTCTATTTCGtcctcgttgtcgtcgtggcTGCAACGCGCACACAAAGGAACAACAGCacaaagcagcagcaccagcaggacTCGGGGAGCTTTCGAAATTGGCCCCCACACCGAAGAACCGATTCCGACACACAGCCTGTCGAGTGCACCACCACGATGGGGAATGCTTCTTTTCTTGTTCCTCAGATTTTTTGCCCACTCTTTACCGTGTTCTGTCCGCACGTCCGGATGGTCCAGCTTCTGGAAtatttccttctttcttccCTGGTGGTGCGCACAGGTGTGCTGCAGTTCAAGCGAGGagagctctctcgctctccctttcACTGCTATCTTCAATAGCTCAcacgccctctctctctttcgttgcCCCgaggggtgtgtgtgtgtgtgtgtgtgtgtggcaatgtGTACCTGAAAGGACCAACGTGCATGCGTGTATAGAAGCGCGTCTGTGCGTCTGTGCCGCTGCAATGTGAAATACTGCGGCTCTTTTAAAAAGCTCCACGCAGCAGTTGATAAGATAGTCGACACACACCACAGCACACACTTTCTTTTcagctgtctctctctctctcgctctctttctctactTTGCTCTCCCTCACTTTATCTCTCACTGCCTGGCtgcctttctctttctctctactTTATCTATAGGCCATACTTTCACTGCCTGATAGAGCCTTTCTGCTGATTGAACGAATTCTACAATCCTGCCTTTTCATATCTACTTCTTACGCGCGCCTGACACGCACACCAGTGCACTAGGCACAGCGCATCATAAGACTTTGGCCCCGAGAGACAAACAACAAAGAACCAAAAATGAATGCTACAAGGAGAGAACGAAGGAATGAGAGAAAGAAGAtaagcgatagagagagagagagagagagagagagagagagagagagagagagagagagagagagaaatcaTCCAGAAGAGGAATGCGCGCCCTTCTATAGTAAATCTGTAAACTCTATTCCTCATGTTTTGTACACCCTTTGGTTGTTGGTGCTTGTGGTGGCTTGGTAACACTTGTCTTCCGCGGACGACTAACCCATCTTGCTGCTTCCACTTTCCGGCCGCGATCCTACTACTTTCCTCTCTGCCTTCTTTCAACAAATCTTCGTATTACATCGCAAACACGCGGAAACCTTCGGTGCTCCCTTATTTACAGGGTTTTACATTTTGTCCCGGACACCTAAAAAAATCAGACAATATGAACAAACTTCGTAGTGTACTGTCAACAAATTTTGGGTGCTGTTTCCAAACATGTCCACGTCCAACAAACTGTCCCTAATTTTTTTGGTAACTGTTTGTTGTAGTTTGAGCAAGTgttcgaaaaaagaaagaaaaacccttTCTGCTCGCATACAGTCCTTACGCGTACACGCACACGATCCAACCGGACTGTTTGGGAGATTGTAAAAAGGTTTCTCAAACAGCCcttgtggcgcgcgcgcacgagaTAGAAtgaaggaaagagagaaaaatagagagagagaggtgagGGGAGAAAGTGAGTGAATGAACgaatgagagaaagagagaagatcGAAGAACACGCGAAACGGATTCAAGAGAACTCGGTTTGCTCGGACAGGCCGTGGACGGTGAAGAGCAAGATTTAATTTGTTCACCGGAAATTGGCCGCAACCACTGTCCTCGCGGAAGGACGGCTCGCTTACAGCGCGCAGTGGCAGTTTTCGAATTCGTGGTGTTGTGCTTTTGAGACGTGCAGGATTTTTCCTCCTCTTGATGCCACTGCTGTGTAATGCAATCCCTCCCCCGGAACACTTCGTACAGTGGCGCAATgtaaagcaacaaaaaatatattcCTTCAATTGTCTCGCCGATTTCGGATTGCTTAACTGGACTAATGTGCTCTACTAAAGGTATAAGTACCAAAatataaaatacaaaacaaatacTTGTCTATGATTCTCAACTAGAATCTCCCAGAGTTGGTGACAGTGGTGCCAACTTAAAAATAAACGCATTAGTCCCGATCGGCATCAAAGGAACATTCAAACTGGTTCTAGCAAACCCGCTCTAGCATTTTAAGGAGGGACTAAGAAACTATACAGGCTGGACCGATGTACGCCCTACTCATGACATGATCAACCCAGCGATTAGCCTGGCGAGACGTATACGCTGCAAGACTGTGAGATCGTCGTCCGGTgtgcgtacagctcgctgtcGATGATCATGGCAGGACCATCTCAAGAACAGGACCGGAGCgcttttgtttgaaattgatATTATTGTCAAATGCTGCCTCTTGCAGGCAGTCTAAATCGTATCAACCTGCAGACCTTTGTTAAAGATAGTGTAGCAACCGTTCAGGAAGATCAGAAGGTTTGTCGATACGGATCTAAAACAGGATCGTGGCGAAGTCGTGCTCATGTGGACAAGGACTTCTGTGGACTAGCGCCGATTCACAATCCTTAGGTTAAAAAAGGTCTCCCAAAGAATGGTTTGAACTCTTAATGGCGTTAGGTATAACAGACGTGGACATAGTTGGCAAAGGAACGTACAAAAATCGGGCCTCAGACAATTGGGCGTACGGGATACGATGGAACTGTCAAAATTACATAAAAACATAGATGCAAAGGCTTCACACTTGCTTCACGAGCTGTGtatttattaaaaaagttttcaatGTCCTCGAAACAACGGGGTCCAATGGGGAGTTCCCGGATCTGTAAAATGTACGtctgtttattgttcaaaatCGATATTGTCTCCTTCAAAGTAGTCCCCTTGGACTGAAACGCACTTTTGTGCCAACGCTTGATCCAATCCTCAAAACATGTCAGAAACTCGATGTTTGGTATCTCCATTTGGGCCATCTTCGATTTTGGCATTATCTCCTCTCTTTTTTAGTATTTTGCAAGTAGGGAAACGTAACTACGCGCGGTGTTTGGGACTCCCCTTTGCTACCGAGGGTATTATCTCCTCTCGGACGCTGAAATGCGTTCTTCTCAGAGGGCCGAACCAGCTGAATTCGGTTGTTGATGGATGACATTCGTGTTGTTTTCGCCACAAAACATTAAGGCATTGTGCGGGTGGTGCGTTATGGTGGCGACAGCTCCACGAGTTGTTAGCCAACAAATCCTTGCGTTTTTGACGGATTGACTCTCGTGAACCTCTGAAAACACTTGGTAACTCTCCTTGTGGACAGTCGTACCGTCTGGCAAGAATTCACTATGCACCACACAGTGGAAATCCATGAAAACCGTGAGCAATGCCTGCTTTTTTCGCCTGGAAACGACGTGGTCTCGGTTTGgctagttttttttatcttgtTTGCGGCTattttttgtgctttcttCAAAGCACCGTTggggaaacattttccaaacacatTCAAGGTTTGCGGTTGTACTAATTGTTGCTTATTCGAATTCCTGTTTTAGAATTCTCCAAAATCGTGAACACTCAGTGGTGTTGGTggaagcgtttgtttacatcggcCAAATCCTAATCCTGCCAACATTGGCCTCTTGGAGTACATTATTCCCTTAGAGATATCTAGGTATTCTGGCAATAACTGCGTGGCGGTAGCTGTCAGTATCAACtctatatttaaaaaaatgaagctCCGCAAACCGACGGCGCATGTATTACACACCGAGTGGTGTTGTCTATGTCATCCATTGCTAATTAACAAATAGAGAAGCCACGACTAGGTACCGTCCGGATATCATGTAGCAACGCTTAGACAGTACTAGTAGCTAACGGATATTACAAAACGTGCATGACCTCCCGAAGAATTAACGCTGACAATGAAGTCGTGGCGTTAGAATCGAGTAATGCAAAGGTGACAGCAACATGACGAGAGTAGGCGAGCTTCACATTGTTTCTAGCAGGGGATTCTAGTGAAGGGCAGAGCACAGCAAGGGCAAGGGTCGCCATTTTCCATGCTGAACACTTCACGGCTCGTACCCCGCAAGAAGCCGATTTACCACAACCTAATTGGCCTCGGGGCCCCTGTTTAAGACACATCAATAGGCACGGAGGTGCACCGACAAATGAGAGGTGCCCAGCGGCGAGTCATGTGTATTCACAATTTGCACCTTCTACGGATCTGACACtaaatgttgttttctgttcttttcttcttttccgcaTTACTATCTCTTTTCGTCCAAACCACTTGCATCTCTTTCGTTTTCGCGCTCCTTCGCTCGGTGCTATGTCCCGTTCGTGATTTCAGCGTAGGCGCTAAATGAGATCACAAATCATCAACCGTGCGCTCACATCTTCGGCCATCTTGTGGCCACCAGTGGTGGAAGCTGCGTGGTAGGGTGGTCAATAGCACTATACTTCTGTTGTTGGTCCATCGGAGCCGAAGGATCACAAAGTACAGAGCGAACGCGGTAgttgcgtttttttcccccgttgTACGTCCAAAAATCCCGtgctgcaacacacacacacacacatacacactttttttctcgtttttcagGCCACTCACCTCCTCgggctggcgctggcgttcGCGTTGTTGAAAGGTGTTTCTCGATGCTGTGCGATGGGATTTTCCTTGACCGTTTATCAGTTGAGCAGCAATGGCCCCGATCGACTCCCTCCACCGACAACACTGGTAGTATGCTACCGAAAACACACTGCGAACGAAACGCACAAGGCGATAAAGAGCCCAAATCCAGCGACCAGGTCTGCAGCAGTCCGCGACTAGACAAAGCTGGTGGGTTCAATGGGCCCACGGGTCCACCGTTCTGTACATGTTGCTGCTCCATATACTAACGCACATCTATAACCACGGAATATTCCACCAATCAGAGGGCAAGATATTTGACACATTGGAACGTTCACGACATCAGGAAAGCGATTCAACCAATCAGAGTAACTTATGTATTGACGTTTGATTCAACCAATGGAAGCGCTGCTTCATCGAGCATTGTAGCATACGAAATTCATTGTTCACTGCTTCTGTGCCTAGACACAGCATATTCAGCACATTCAGCACATTCAGCATATACAGCATATTCAGCATAATCCTGCATGTTTGACCGGAAAGTTCAACCATCTTCTTTGACAGTTTGGCGAACAACTGACCCACCTAACCGGATGAGCAAAAAAATAGCATAGTGCCTcgtgatttttattttattagtaGATTGATATAATGTTACTTTTTAAAACCTCAAAACCTTTGCTTGTCTTGCTGCATAAGTCAGTTGGCTGCCATAGCTGAGTACagtatactaggctgttcaataagtttgtGTGGtcgataataaaaaaaacacatttttgtggtttgaaatacactgtattctccctgaacatcaatacacaCTTGTTCCCACGAGACTCCAAATTATAAATTCCATatctgaagtgaaaaactggaaagcattcaaaatacgcttccgcagctgttatgacctcatcatttgatggaaaacgctttccgcgcacgaactgtttaggtctgaaaacagatggacgTCGCCAGGGGCGAAATCTAGGAAATACGGTGGATACCCTAGCAATTCGAACTTGAATTCATTgagccgtttcgtttcggagccggagctacaccactccttagccacttgttttgattcagaatcatagtgatagaccctagtctcatccatagtgatgattcaatgcacaaaatccacttgctgaaacccaatacttcagtcaaaatgaTGGTTAATGTTGGTAATGAGATGGCTATAGGCCTTAgactaaatctctttaagtgattcgacgatattccaatacgatatcctgtattttttctacgatttcaggtgttgtgtctgtttttttacgtttttgacgtggatcatcctgaaggctactacgaccacgtttaaactcagaaacccgCCTTTTAACCCCACCTTTCAGGTGTAGAGTCCTTTCAACATTCGTATACCCGTAACAGAGTataccaatataacaaaaacaagTTAGGCTCATTGCACCGCCCTTTGTTACagaccatacgaacttattgaacagcctagtacgtTCGCAAAACTCACGCACACTACACAAGGTTTATGAAAACGACGGTTGTTTTTAATTGCATTAAAGATTGTGGGCACAGAAAATCAACTTCAAAACGAATTTACAAACGTATAGTGAATATCTTCACCACAAATTTTATTCTATCCGCCAAACTGCCATTCATCCTTCAGAAGAGAAAGAAGTCCCTTCTTGTCAACCGACATAAACGATATTTTTTATCTTAGAGGAACGATCTGACTTAGACTGTCTGCTGTAGGCAAATCTGGCCTTGCTTTTTAAAAGTTTCCGAACCTAAAAAATTCTatgtagaaaacaaaaaaatcgtaTTTTATCATCGGCAAGCTTTGAAACCTCCCTTACTCTGGGCAATAGTGCTCTGTACCTTTGAATCACTGGTAAAGAATTAACTACTACAGTGACAAAGAGGGCAACGTTTCTCTTACGAAAGGATTaaatcaacattcaaaagcAAATAACAATGGCCCTATAATCTAGGGAGTAGATACCAACTGTACACATATTATTACATATTATAACATTATTACGAAGAGCCAACAAAGGATGATGAGTGCCCTCAGCCGCAGTTAG
This window of the Anopheles cruzii chromosome X, idAnoCruzAS_RS32_06, whole genome shotgun sequence genome carries:
- the LOC128267131 gene encoding zinc finger SWIM domain-containing protein 8 homolog, which gives rise to MVAAGPSSAGSSGSQQQQEPMSVSNNNHHHRNSNSSSNSNNNPHINNDEPDGRIGEWNPVVVAAGGAGSANNNAANNNGNNNAEEFDRFSFEDSDRFEEDSLCSWSSEPESVCNNWRGWKKPTGTSNTFGFNTMRRSSDGELSSLTELAARCVATYIPFELVEELYPPVPEQMQLRIAFWSFPDNEEDIRLYSCLANSSADEFHRGEQLFKNRAVKEPLQIGFHLSATVVQTQPRNQHNVAVTFDRRRISSCSCTCLPTAYWCSHVVAVCLYRIHCPTKVSLRAPVSESLLRLQRDQLQKFAQYLISELSQQILPIAQRILDELLSTQPTTINTVCGAPDPTAGASVNDQTNWYLDEKTLHDNIKKILIKFCLPTPMVFSDVNYLTNSAPPAAAEWSSLLRPLRGREPEGMWNLLSIVREMYRRCDRNAIRLLEIITEEVMACDQILVWWFNIKLALLVGSNGHGGGGGGGGGGGGGGGKHGNTHSNSNATQHACASLCDEIVVLWRLAALNPGLAPDERDMLHAQFTSWHLKIIDRVTKNMVASSSHSSKQQQNMRNDTELFAGFKPAIEACYLDWEDYPIEGVTHTQDTNPMYHCPFTCFKQNIESKSETAGPGQVNASQAVLHSNVKAFQLMPHHHHHHHHSFHGHYHHQQQQQQQQQQHQHGLLRATGASSHQYSVAAINSSSLVGRNGAGACADGGTSVAGSNDNSHHHTAAYQPLSVAGTSSFSEKSTNSAEMIGALAKLGVSVSKPAATGGDRGGAASGAGSGGDRDVCTKNQHRRTHRDRAYGSFSKSTNSSSDSVPDRLVHQQQVAAVGGTSAGERSESMSTASVASAGGTGASESKTADATGCGTGNRSSVSSEGFCENEDDLPGPVGLPTAELIKKPPDGGAVEEAASTAAPGEGTGPPPPPPTNLLLSVSNSSTSSASSSSSSSATGGDALKKKKSSGGEVASSRSSDSSNENSILNDMNNYEISGNIKLYEVLNVVEPEQSGEEIVEPVVAVSSGSAAGVKRRNSAKQQPATASGSGQEPHVPADGRPKEAIEGVASSSAAGDSTVVDKSAAPVGQHKPVRQQQQHHQQSSAAGGPQEPKHHQQQQQQVFSNLKPSEDAWDILFARAEGLHAHGHGREACTLGVRLAEEMLANPPNLMIDLPPPPKKKGKKHNINPISHQLSVLASATLSKCAFLCTVLAENSEHYHLAFRVCIFGLEMCRPPASTKPLEVKLANQESDLLALLKRIPLGSAELRKIRERAEQLRDGTLKSRGEALLPIMLASFIFDALVMPSVVGRENRMKVMSSPYRLPTDENWGFEAAVASLGLKANVSEAEHPLLCEGTRRQRGDLALTLLAYYKDEPRKICRIMEKLLDREIHVLIKTPLLPSYYSNNPPTRSQTSQLLRLDEYEGHNGNGQLQQQQQQFSNHGSAAGAGGGSSSSVGSTEQPLAGGHHVPGQQDFALVNSSRPQSSTSAEAAELNIGGLSITGASASGSAGGGGTSAPALTGNTAAASYGGMIGQTGKTTTTPSAAAATTTSTTTTTTAGGGSVASSSAPTTSAVTTTRSKDSRYKGKRAYPSIPNQPSEASAHFMFELAKNVLTKAGGTSSTSLFTQATTNQNHQGPHRGLHMCAFQLGLYALGLHNCVSSNWLSRTYSSHVSWIIGQAMDIGAPAISFLIDTWEGHLTPPEAAGMADRASSRGWDSNMVNPAAELALSVLPHAAALNPNEIQRAILQCKEQSDRMLERACLTVENAAKGGGVYPEVLFQVSRYWYELFLRNTPGGELEAASEEQHHEQFGHGHFMSLMDVTELAGGGGAGGSGAGVLSGGAGLQPQPQQQQQGPVVVNATPSQPFQPVTTLAPIALSPYGYSFPCQSAIYHQNLPYPHPAAAAAAAAAAAAAAANQMQMYITTPPQFQYPPPPPPAHAGGPTVSAPGQQQQGQQQQQQPPPPLVGGYQQPPLGAAAYQSMQGALGAPPQGYGTPQQYPGPPANAAQAKMQPNLQQFYGAAAPGGGGGPPVPSQLAQQLPTVAAPQQQQQQQQQQQQQQQQMGPPPGGAQQQPPSGVMGGPNSGLRPQPGSGSPYAPYSGGTGPQQQQQQQHLLPAIGNAGSASGGGGSGGPSRPRHPPQFTPTQLRYLLAAYNAGMLALETLARRVHDDRPQAKYARNPPYGEDVKWLLGISKNLGTQYLHQFCICVVNSIVSPFVLHEVALESARYLARNNPALVMHHLRAALTPLMNKCQSMYFQCIHQKLYHLTVPDYEDFTSTILSARNAFTITPEGTAQFKDWLQSIKRSKSCKKELWTQINAALNSK